GATTCAGCTGGCGATAATCTGCGTTGGGAATTGCTTCGGCGATCGGGTTACGGTTAGCAGCGGGCATGAAACTTTGCTTTAGGTCACGGACAGGTATTCTATCTTAACGGCAATGACGCTGAAACTAAACAATGATGGGCTTCGACTCTCCTCCCAAATCACTAAAATTTCAGGGCTCGTAAATTTGGGTACTGCGTGCAACTAAGGAAGAAAATGTATTCAATCAAAAGACCAATGGCCATTGATTTATTTGCCGGGGCAGGGGGCCTCAGCCTAGGTTTAGAACAGGCAGGTTTTGATGTGGTCGCCGCCGTAGAAATCGACCCAATTCATGCCTGTGTACATCAATATAATTTTCCCCAGTGCCATGTGTTAGCACAACCCATCGAAAAAGTATCTGGCAAAGATATTCGTACCCTGGTCGGTTTGACGTCGGAACAATCGATTGAATTAGTAGCAGGTGGCGCTCCTTGTCAGGGTTTTTCCTTGATTGGACAACGTCTTTTAGATGACCCAAGAAATCATTTGGTTAAAGAATATCTCCGGTTGATCAAAGAATTAGAACCGACCTATTTTTTGTTTGAAAATGTTAAAGGTTTAACCGCGGGAAAACATCGACAATTTCTCGAAGAATTAATTCGAAGTTTAGAAACACTGGGTTATCGGGTTGTGCAACCCTGGCAAGTGCTTAATGCCAAATTTTTTGGTGTACCCCAGAGCCGGGAACGTTTATTTCTGATGGGGGCCAAAGAAGGAGAAGCACTACCGCATTATCCTGTCCCGACAACGTCCCAACCGATCACTTGTGGGGAAGCCTTGGGGGACTTGCCGGATGCCGAACTTTTTAGAGAGCTGATCGATAGTGATGAAGTCGATTTTATCTACCCACAGCCCCTGGGTAACTATGGGGCGATGCTCCGTTGCCTTTCCCGGGAGGCTTGGCAATGGGGCTATCAGCGGCAATGGGATCGCGAAAAATTAACCAATAGTATTCGGACAAACCATAGCGATCGCGCAAGGCAGCGTTTTTTAGAGACAGCGCCTGGAAGCATCGAGAAGGTCTCGCGTTTCCTGAAATTATCGCGCCATGGCATTGCAAATACCCTCAGGGCTGGGACAGATGCGGCGCGGGGTGCTTTTACCAGCCCTCGGCCAATACATTATCAGTTTCCTCGGTGTATTACTGTGCGCGAAATGGCGCGCTTGCATGGTTTCCCCGACTGGTTTCGCCTCCACCGAACGAAATGGCATGGGGCAAGGCAGATCGGGAATTCGGTACCGCCACCTTTGGCCTATGCGATCGCCAGCGCAATCATGGCTGCCTCGCGCTACACCCCGCAGCGACCCAATCAGGTGCTTACGTTGGGGGATCCGCAGCTACTAAAAACAACAATGTCTACGGCTTCTCATTACTGGGGCATAGAGCCACCGATCCAAAAACGTAACCGCAGAAATCGAGATCTGCCCGCCCACCGATCTGCTTAGGCGAGGTACTGGGCTAATTTTTCTTCAAGTTTGGCAACAGCCAGGCGGGGGGCAAATCGGGGTAATTCTTTTTCGATGCCATTTTCTAGGAGGCAAAGCACAGGAATTTCATACTGGTATCGCGCAAACCACTCGGAATTTGTGGTGATATCCCGCATCTCTAGTTGGTAGGGGAGGCTACTCACCTGGGCTAGTTTTTCGGCCAGACCTTCGCAGAGGTGACAGCCGGGTTTGCTATAAAAAATCAGGGTTTTCGGCATGGTCCAACAAAGCGGGAGGGGATCAAGATTTTTTTTGGAAAAAGGCGATCGCCACTACAAAAATGTTTTAGGAGAATCATTGATCTTGGCCAAAACAGTTTTTTGCCGCAGCGATCCATTCCCTGGGGAGATTGATTAGAACTGAGGCCGGGTAAACTCGTTGGTCACAAAACCGATCTCCAAAAGCTGCTGATAGGCTCTTTCCCCAAGATCACTTGTGGGTGTTTGGGAGCGGATCACCTGGATCAGCAGAGGCACGGCTAATTCTGGTTTTTCCTGAGCCCGGTGCACCAAAGCCAAGCGATAGGTGGCAGTATCGCGCATTTCCCCAGCGGCGATCGCTGCCCGACGTTCAGCATTGTGGACGGTGTTATCTAGGCCCTGAAAACTGTTGGCGAGATCGAGGTGGAAATTAGAAAGCTGGTTGTAGACCTGGCGAGCTTCCTGGAGTTTTGTTACGGCCACATCATAATCTTGGGCAGAAATGGCGGCGATCGCCTCATCCATCACTCTAGAAGCCCCAGCCATGCTGAGAATACTACTGCCTTGGAGGGGGCGGAGGTCACTGATGTTGTCTTGGATTGCTTCTGGCTGTGCTGAAACTGGCGGCATCATGGCCAAGGAACACCCCATTGCCAAACTAGCGAGTGGAATCAAACGATGGCTGTCAATAAATTTCATAGTGCTTCGTCAAGGTTTGTTTTGACACGATAACGGTACTGATTATGTTTTCCATCTCGATTCCCCAACGGGAACGGATATGGAGAGCTTTGGCCTATGGCAAGTCCAAGGGAGTACCACAGCAACAAGGTTTTATTCTACAACGGGGACATCCGGAACTTGGGCATCTACCCATGAGATCATCCCGGCGGCCCGGTCTGTTGCCGCTCTGATGTAGATCTTGCCAAGATTGTTCCAAGGCGACGGGCACCGGTGTTTTTTTGCCTCAGGGCGACCCAATTGTGACTGGACCAATGACCTGCTTGTGGCCATGAGTGCCTAGCGCCCGAAAATATATCGCTGACCTTCCAGTCACAAAAATAGATCCATGTCCATATTTAACGATGATTCTCGAGCGGAAAATTTTTTTCTTACTTGTTTAGCTTATTTCCTCTCTTTCCAGCCTTCACTTTTATGAAAATGCTTCAAGAATTTGCGGAAATCTCGCCTTAAAGATACGGTTTCTGGCATTTATAGATTCCCAAGAAAAAATCCATAATAAAAATGTCTCTGAAAAGTGCATAAATTTAGGAGGTTGCGTGATGTCATTAGTACGCTTTTCTCCCTTTTCTGAACTGGAAACTGTACAAACCCAAATGAACCGTTTCCTGGACGAACTGGCCGCCTGGCCAGGGGAACATCGCTTTCCCTGGCGTCCCTCGATTGAACTGTTGAATGGCGACAATATCCTCACCCTAAAAGCGGCGCTGCCAGGAATTACAGTAGAAGATATTGATGTACAGTTGACCCGCGAATCAGTTCATCTCACTGGCGAATATAAATATGAAACAGAACGAGAAGATGCTGGTTGCTACCATTCTGAATTCCGCTATGGCAAGTTTGAACGCACCGTTGCTCTTCCTGTCGCCATTGACCCCGAAAATGTTACAGCGGAATTTAAAGATGGCATTCTGACTCTCACAATGCCGAAAGCTTCACCGGTTACCCAAAAAACCGTAAAACTTCAATTGGGTAAATCTACAGCCGAAAAAGCTCCGGAAAAAGACTCTGAATAAAGCAGCTCATCAAGGGGGATTTAGAGAATCCTGACTAAAACAACTTACGACTTACTAAAAAAGAATTGTAAAGACTTTTCTGGTATCAGAAAAGTCTTTTTTTCTTGTATAAAGCATCATTGATCGACCTCAACATTGACATAATGTTTTTGAGACAAGTGTAGATTATAAAGTTTTCCTGCGAATTTTTGATCTATTGTTTTCCCCGATTTTAGGAGGCATAAAATAAAAGGTGTCACTGTTAGGGAAGTCAATGGTGGGACGTATAATTGCAGCCTCAAAAACAAAGATGCGCCAAATAGTCGGCCCTGGGAATGGAAGCTCTGCCGTTCAATCAATGCATAATTGGCAAGAGCCAATGGATATGTCCCTAGAAACAAATCAGGCGATCGCTACCGCTGACATGGAGCTATCGGGAGAACTAGAAGTCTTAGAGCAACAGATTTTTGATTTTTTTGCCCAGGAGCTTCAAGCAAAATCCTTAGGGGCGTTTTTATCGCTTTTTCAAGCCTTTTTCATTGACCATAACGAAGCCCAGCTTCCTGAACGCCTCAGGGAACTAGGGGCACAAATGATGCTTGAAAACCAGCACGCGGGGTTTATTCGAGTGCTCAAGCGATGTTGCTATTTATTCATCGAGGCTTGTTTCCTAGAGGATAAACCGGAGCAAATTCGGCAAATTGTTCAGTTGTTGATGCTCCCCCCAGAACAGACAGGAGCTGCCTCTGCCTCTATTACCCATGCACGGTTTCGGGACTGGCTGCGGGGATGTGTCCATAGTGGGGAATGCCGTGTGTTTAGAGCCCTCGCCCCCTCCAGTGAGACAAATCCCTATGCCTGGGGCGATCGCTACATTATGTTTACCCTGTTCGCCCAATCTATCGACCCAGATGTTTCCCCAGAACAGCAGCGGGCTTCGGGGATGCTTTATCAATTTTTTCGAGCCCGTTATCGCTTTCAATTGGCCATGTACCTGTCTACCCAGGGCAACATGACCCCCAGTGGCGTGGTCACAAAAAATCCCACCCTCATCGAAGACGTGACCTTAAATCTAATTCGTCGCCTGGTACTGAGAAAAAAGCCGAGTTATCCGGAGCTTGCAACCCAGTTCACTGCCCAGATAACAAACCAGACCCTCGCCAGTTGGCAGACCCAATTCATAGATTATCTATTTTCTGGAATGACTTCTCCTCGGCGCCTCAAATGGTTGCCGGAAAAATTTACGCAATATCTCAAACAACGCTATCCCCATGGGGAGATGATTCACCTCGAACCAGCGGTGGTGAACCATATTTCGATGAATCTCATTGATTACCTGCTTGATCCCAGTTGCCTACAAGATTTGTCTCACCCCCTGCCAGTATTGATGATTCAGCGGGAATATTTGACCCTCAGTATCCTGTTACTGAAGTTGGTGCTCTTGGCCCCAGAAAACCATGGCCGACTTTTGTGGCGCTTAAATATTCTCCTAGAGCAATATCGTGAACATCCGAAGGCGGAGTGTCAGTGGTTGAGAGGTTTTTTTGAAACGATTCAAGTGGTCTTAGTTTTGGTATTACCGAGCCCAAGATCTTGCCCCATGGTCACTGCCTCTGGGTTATAAACTTTGCTTGGTTTCTCTATCCAAAAGCTCGAAAACAAAGGACAATAGACAGGTTAGTTTGATGTAAATCTTGATTTCTATTTGTTATGAGCGACAATCGACGTAGCCGAGTGGTCACTGAAGGTCATCAGCGGAGTCCAAACCGGGCCATGCTCCGGGCAGTGGGCTTTGGGGATGATGATTTTACGAAACCCATTGTGGGTTTGGCGAATGGGTACAGCACGATTACGCCATGCAACATGGGGATCAATGACCTCGCCCAGCGGGCGGATAAGGCGATCCGGGAAGCGGGCGCGATGCCGCAGATGTTTGGGACGATCACGATCAGTGATGGGATCTCCATGGGGACAGAGGGAATGAAGTATTCTCTAGTGTCGCGCGATGTGATCGCTGACTCTATCGAAACAGCCTGTAATGGTCAAAGCATGGATGCGGTACTGGCGATCGGGGGTTGTGACAAGAATATGCCAGGGGCAGTGTTGGCGATCGCCCGGATGAATATCCCCGCAATTTTTGTCTATGGTGGCACGATCAAGCCCGGCCATCTAGATGGCGAAGACCTCACCGTTGTGAGCGCCTTTGAAGCTGTCGGTGAATTTAGCGCCGGTAAGATCGACGAAGAAAGATTATTGGCCGTTGAGAAAAATGCCTGTCCAGGGGCCGGTTCCTGTGGCGGTATGTTTACGGCAAATACCATGTCCTCTGCTTTTGAAGCGATGGGAATTAGTTTGCCCTACTCTTCCACCATGGCCGCTGAGGATGAAGAAAAAGCCCTTAGTGCAGAAGAGTCGGCCCGGGTCTTGGTTAATGCAATTAAGAAGCAAATCCTGCCCAAGGACATCCTCACCCGCAAGGCTTTTGAAAATGCGATTTCTGTGATTATGGCGGTGGGCGGCTCCACAAACTCGGTGCTGCACCTGTTGGCGATCGCCAATACCATCGGCGTTGATCTCTCTATCGATGACTTTGAGACTATCCGCCAGCGAGTTCCTGTCATCTGCGACCTCAAACCCTCCGGCCGCTATGTAGCCACCGATCTCCACAAAGTAGGCGGCATTCCCCAAGTGATGAAGATCCTCCTGGAGCATGGTCTGCTCCACGGCGATTGCCTCACCATCACAGGCAAAACCATTGCCGAAACCCTCGCCGATGTTCCCAGTGAGCCCTCCCCTGATCAAGATGTGATCCGCCAGTGGGACAACCCCATGTACAAACAGGGTCACCTCGCTGTCCTCAAAGGAAACCTCGCCGAAGAAGGCTCCGTTGCTAAAATTAGCGGCGTGAAAAATCCTCGCATTACTGGCCCTGCCCGAGTTTTTGAGTCCGAAGAGGAATGTCTCGATGCGATCCTCGCCGGAAAAATTGTTGCGGGGGATGTGGTGATCGTTCGCTATGAAGGCCCGAAAGGTGGCCCTGGAATGCGGGAAATGCTCGCCCCCACCTCGGCGATCATTGGTGCTGGCCTTGGGGATAAAGTTGGCCTAATTACAGATGGTCGTTTTTCTGGCGGTTCCTACGGCTTAGTTGTCGGTCACGTGGCCCCGGAAGCGTTTGTGGGCGGTAATATTGCCCTCGTAGAAGAAGGGGATAGCATCACCATTGATGCCCACGAAAAACTGCTACAAATCAATGTTTCTGATGAGGAACTGGCAAAACGTCGCACCGCTTGGAAACCCCGTGAACCCCGTTATAAGCGTGGTGTCCTTGGGAAGTATGCCAAGATTGTTTCTAGCAGCAGTAAAGGCGCGGTAACAGATATTGACCTTTTCTAAGCTCAAAAAATAAATGAATTTGATCTCCGTGTTGTTTTTTCAACCGGAGATTTTTTATTGAACATTATTGATAAAAAATTACAAAATCTCCAAGATTCTTTAAGGTGTATGGACGAAGAATAATACATCGTACTTACAACATAAAGGGGGTTTATTTTTATTGGTGTGGTAAGCAGAACTCTAAAAGATCGGTTTTCAGTACATTTATAGTCAAAAAAGCTTTTACAGCATAGAGTACGATGGTAAGTACAAAAATATTAGCTCAGCAATCAAATGTATAACCTTCAGAAATATTTAGAGGAAGCAAAACAACATAGTCTTCAGGAGCGCTTAGAAGAATTACAACAAAAGTTAGGTAATAAATTTGAATATCGACATACTACAGAAGATTTTGGACGGCACTTAATTATTGAGATTTCAAAAGAGAATTTTCTAGACCATAGTACAACTAGAGTAAAGTTAAGATTCAACGAGCGCTCTGTGCGAAATACAGTCCCTTTTGATAAAATTGAAGAATGTAGAATATTTCTCAACTCAGGAGTTGATTTAAGTAGAGAAATTACTATTAATTGACAAGATAAAAACTTTGGCTTTTTACATCTGTTGATTATGCATTATTAGAACGCACTATCTTAACTTGGCTAGGGAATCACTGTTTCAAGACAGAGAATAAACGATGTTAAACTGTGAATATATTTGACATGGGGCAAAAGATGACGGCGTTAACTTCTCCAGAGATATCATTACAAGATTTTTTAGCACGTCTTGAAACAAAACCTGCAAGCGAATATATCAATGGTGCCATCTATCAAAAGCCGATGCCAAAGGGAAAACATAGCCGTCTTCAATTAAAGCTCTGCAATCAAATTAACGCCACCACCGAAGCGAATCAGATTGCCTATGCTTTCCCAGAGTTGCGCTGCAGTTTTGGCGATCGCTCTATTGTTCCTGATATTGCAGTGTTCCAGTGGTCGCGGATTCCTTTGGAAGTAGATGGTGAAGTCCCAGATAATTTCCTGCTATGTCCAGATTGGACAATCGAAATTCTTTCTCCCGAACAAAGCCCGAATCGAGTCACCGGCAACATTTTGTACTGCTTAGAGCACGGTTGTCAGTTGGGATGGTTGGTTGATCCAGGTGATCGCTCGATTTTGATCTTTCAGCCTAATCAACAACCCCGACTGTTCACACAAGGGGATGTACTCACGGTTTTGCCTAATATTTCTTTATCCTTAACAGTCACCGAGGTGTTTAGTTGGCTAAAAATGGGGTCATAATCATTCTCTAATGTTTAATTTGCAAACAAAATAATTTTCCGTAAAAATTTTCAATCTTCATAAAAATCAATTATTCAGTTATTAAAGTAAAGCCTTGGCATTGAACTGTCGGGAGCTTAGTTATAAATTCATTGCAAAAAACAAATGATTACTCAGCACTAAATGGCCAATATCAAACAACTCCCTAATGATGTCATCCAATTGATTGCGGCTGGTGAAGTGATTGATTCCCTGGCGGCAGTGGTTCGGGAGTTGGCGGAAAATGCCATTGATGCGGGGGCAACTCGAATCGGGATTGAGATTAATCCGAAACTTTGGAAAATTTGCGTTACTGATAATGGTCATGGCATGGATCGGGCAGATTTATTGCTTTGTGCTACGCCCCACAGTACGAGCAAAATTGGCGATCGCCTAGATTTAGCCCAGATCAAAAGCCTCGGGTTTCGGGGAGAAGCACTCCATAGTATTGCCCAGGTCGCCACGTTAACTATCACCAGTTGCGTGTCAGGGCAACCGGGCCACCAAATTACCATTACCCAAGGCCGTTTATCAGAGCCAATCTTGCAGCCGATGGCGGCGGGGACGAGGGTAATGGTGACAGATATTTTTCAAAATTTTCCGGTGCGGCGACGGGCTTTACCAGCCATGGCCCAACAGCTAAAAGCCATCCAGCAGATCATCTATGATCTGGCGTTATGCCACCCAGAAATTACGTGGCAGGTTCATCAAAATCAACAAACTTGGTTTTATATTAGCCCTGGCAAGAATGCTCAGACAATTCTGCCCCAATTAATCAAAACAATCGTCCCTCAAGATTTAATTTATCGCCATTATCAAGCCAATCAATTCACCCCTAATCCGATCGAATCCTTAACGAATAGCAAACTGGAAATAACCTTGGGTTTGCCAGACCGCTGTCATCGCCATCAAGCCGACTGGCTAAAGCTTGGAATCAATGGCCGGATTGTCAAATTTCCAGTTCTTGAACAGTCAATTAATAAAGCATTTCATCGCACTCTGCCCCGCGATCGCCATCCCGTTTGCTTTGTTCACCTGCATTTGCCACCAGAACAGATCGACTGGAATCGTCACCCAGCCAAAAGTGAAATTTATTTGCAAGACCAATCAGTTTGGTCAGACATTATTTATCAGGCGATCGCCCAGAGTTTAAACCTCAGTGAAATTCATTTACCAGGATATGAAAATCAGCGGGTAACAAATTTAATTCAAGCCGCCGAAAAACAAGAGTTTTACTCAGTTGATGTGCCGTCTGAAAATGCTGAAATTAAATCTAAAATTCCAGATCAAAAGAAGCTCGTTGTCATTGGGCAAGCACGCAACACTTATATTCTTGTTGAGCATCCCGATGGTATTTGGCTTGTGGAGCAACATATTGCTGATGAGCGGGCAATTTACGAAGAATTACAAAAAAACTGGCAACTAATCCCCTTAGAAAAACCCCTTTTACTTAACAATTTATCCCCAAAACAAGTTGCGCAGCTAGTAGACCATCTTGGCCTTGAGCTGGAGGCCTTTGGTGATAATCTTTGGCGGGTCAATACTCTGCCCAAAGCGTTAATCAGTAATGCTGATCCAGCGGCAGTTTTACTGGATTTGAGTCGGGGGGGTGATCTAGATGCAGCTCAGGTGGCGATCGCCTGTCGCACCGCAGTGCGTAATGGTACACCCCTCACCTTAAATCAAATGCAGACGATTATTGATCGCTGGCAAAATACCCAAAACCCAGGAACCTGTCCCCATGGCCGCCCCATTTATCTGGCCCTTGAAGAAACTTCGTTGTATCGTTTTTTCCGTCGCCATTGGGTCTTGGGCAAAAGTCATGGTATTACTGAATCATAACTTATGTTTATATTGACTCTTAATCCATGCTAAATCTTGAAAATATTTTTGTCAGTGCAGCACAAATGCAACAGATTGAAACAGAAATTTTCAAGCAGGGAATGCCCGTGGCTGCGTTGATGGAAAAAGCAGCTGGCTTAATTAGTCAATATCTTCAAAAAAATTACCCAAAGCAAAATTACAAAAAAATCAGTATTTTAGTGGGGTCTGGTCACAATGGTGGTGATGCTTTAGTCGTTGCTAGAGAATTATATTTTTTGGGTTATCAAGTACTACTATGGCGGCCTTCAGGAAAACTCAAATCTCTCACCCAAAACCATTGGGATTATGCACAATTTCTGGGTATCACCCACACCAAAGATTTAGACATCTTTCTGGATTGCGATTTAATTGTTGATGGCTTATTTGGCTTTGGCTTAACGCGACCAATTACGGGAGATTTTGCCCTACTTATTGATGAGGTCAATGAGTCTGCTCGACCGATTGTCAGTATTGATCTTCCTTCTGGGCTACACACAGATACAGGCGCAGTGCTAGGGGCGGCAATTCAAGCAACAGAAAGCCTTTGTTTGGGGCTCTGGAAACGAGCCTATGGCCAAGAACAAGCTTTACCTTATCTAGGAAAAATTTGTCGTTTAGATTTTGGTATTCCGCCTCAAATTGTGGCGGACAATCTGTCTATTAAACAGATGATTCAGGGGGTTTCCCAAGACATCCTACAGCACTATCTACCCCTGGAGCGATCGCCTTTGACCCATAAATATCAGCAGGGTCATTTATTACTGATTGGCGGCTCCCAAACTTACTTAGGGAGTATCCTACTGGCCGCTTTGGGGGCGCGGGCTACTGGGGTGGGAATGTTGACTGTGGCCGTGCCAGAATCTTTAAAATTGCTTATTGTCGCCCAGCTGCCAGAAGCGCTCGTGATTGGCTGCCCAGAAGATGACACCGGGGCGATCGCCCAGCTACCAAGCTTGGATTTTTCTTGTTACCAGGCGGTGGCCTGTGGCTGCGGTCTCACCCTGGCGGGGGCCGCTAACCTGATGCCCGATCTAATGCCGAGGGAAGTTCCCCTTGTCCTTGATGCCGATGCCCTCAATTGGCTAGCAGAAGAGGATCTAGAAGTGATCCAGAGCCGTAATTTGCCCACGATTTTAACTCCCCACCTCGGTGAATTTAAACGATTGTTTCTCGATCAAATTCCCATCACCCCAGACCGTATCCAGATGGCCCAGGCTGCGGCCCAACTCACGGGGGCGATCGCCCTACTCAAGGGGGCGAAAACAATCATCGCGCGGCCTGATAGCACCACCTACTGCATCGCAGAAAGTACCCCAGCCCTAGCCCGTGGTGGGAGTGGTGATGTACTGCTCGGAATTATCGGTGGTCTTCTCGCCCAACAACCCGGACATCCCCTAGAGGTGGCCGCCGCCGCCGCTTGGTGGCATGCCCAAGCTGGTATTTTGGCGGCCCAACAACGAACGATCGCTGGTGTTGACGGAGTTACCCTTGCCAAATTTCTCCCCAAAGTTTTGCACAAACTCCCCCTGTAGCATCTTCCCTTGAGGACAATGCCAAAAGCCTGACAATTTATATAGATCTTGGGTGAATTTCTCCCCCGAACCTTTTGAGGGGAGTTAGGGGAGGATTTATCCCAAGAGAGAACCAAGAGTGGGACGCCCTCAAGAGAACATCGAAAAGGGAGAGTACCTTGGTAGAGAGCTGACAAAGGCGGAATGACTTTGGCCTTGATCCCAAGAAAATAGGCGATTAAGGCACTTGGAAAGAAATAAATTGATTTTCCGGGACGAAGCTATGGTACTCTCCATCGTCGGCCAGAATCGCAATTAAATTGAGGGTATAGTCCGGCTTTACCTGGAGTACATCCCAGGGTACAGACAGCTCCAAACAATCCCGATACGCCATCTTTGAGTGGGTCATCCGGGGCCGCCACTGGCCATAGTCGATCGCCTCCTCAAACCAAATCGACTGGGTCACGAGGTTAATGCCGATGTGATGGCGGAATAAATAATTTAAAGGCGCCTGGTCTGGCATGCTGGCGATCGGTGCTGGACTAATGGCGCAGTTAACCCCAGGGTAAAACCACAGGAGGTGCAATTCAGCCGGCAGTTCTTCCCCCCACTTGATGCCCCGCTTGAGATCAAAGCGGAGATAAAAATTAAGGTGATCCCAACCATAAAACAGCCGTTGGAGGGCGCTGCTTTGGTGCATCGTTCCCCGGGCACCGCCAATCTCGACACAACCGGCTTTGTCCCAATCCTGTTCGTCACCAACCCCATCGATGATGGGGTGAATAAAGCTTTCTGGATGATGTTCCCGTTGTCTTGTATGGTCTTCAATCGGTTGTAAAACCTCTGGGGGAATAGGCTCATTGAGGGCTTTATAGATGCCAGCGACATGCTCCCGGAAGAGCTGGTCAAACATCGCATCTTGGTTGGAAGAGTGACCTTCTCCAAACCACCAAAACCAGTCAGAGCCTTCGGCTGCATAAAGAGATTCCCAAGCTTCGGGGTTGGTGATTTCGGTCGCTTCGGGGTGATCGGCTAACATTTGCCGGGCTTTAGTGAGCATGTCCCAGGCACGATTTTTCGCCGGATCGCCAATCCAGGTGGTAAAGCTACCGTCAACCCAGGAGCCGCTATGGAGCTGGTGACTGGGGATGGTCGCAGTCGGTGGAAACTGCTCGATGTATTCAGAAACGGTGACCAACTCTAGCTGGCGGTTAGCACTGAGTTTTTCATAAAGGGAAGTGAGGAAGGGAATGCCATCTCTTTCATAAAATTCCCAACAGTTTTCGCCATCGAGGGCAATGGTGACGAGATAGGGCTCTTGGAGGGCGGCATGTTCTTCTTTTTGGTGGTGGCGCAGATTTCGGGCGATCGCCTCCAGGTGACCGACCAAATCGCTGGCGGCGGCTTCTGGATCCATACCGCTGTAGGTAAAGCCCACGAGGTCAGAAAGGCGGTGATCCCGAAAAACGATCGCCAAATCTCCATGGTCGGTTTCTAGGCGATAGGGCTGGTACATTTTTTCAGGTTCGTAGACGTTGCCCACTTCATCCCGGTGGAAGAAATGCTTCAGGCTCCACCCCAGCACCGCCTCATCGGAGCAGATCCACTTAAACCCAGCGGCGGCGATCGGGTTGAGCACCTCTGGGCTTACAGATTGCTCTGAGGGCCAGAGGCCACGTACTTCCCGGCCAAAACGCTCCCGGTACATTTCCTTAGCGCGGTTGAGGTGGCGGGGGATATCTTCGCCCCACTGGAAGCGTTCTTGGGGCAATTCCATCTTGGGCACGGCGACCCGCCCGGAATTAGTATCAGCAAGGAGCGGCAGAATTGGGTGGGTATAAGGAGTCGTCGTTACCTCTA
The nucleotide sequence above comes from [Synechococcus] sp. NIES-970. Encoded proteins:
- the mutL gene encoding DNA mismatch repair protein produces the protein MANIKQLPNDVIQLIAAGEVIDSLAAVVRELAENAIDAGATRIGIEINPKLWKICVTDNGHGMDRADLLLCATPHSTSKIGDRLDLAQIKSLGFRGEALHSIAQVATLTITSCVSGQPGHQITITQGRLSEPILQPMAAGTRVMVTDIFQNFPVRRRALPAMAQQLKAIQQIIYDLALCHPEITWQVHQNQQTWFYISPGKNAQTILPQLIKTIVPQDLIYRHYQANQFTPNPIESLTNSKLEITLGLPDRCHRHQADWLKLGINGRIVKFPVLEQSINKAFHRTLPRDRHPVCFVHLHLPPEQIDWNRHPAKSEIYLQDQSVWSDIIYQAIAQSLNLSEIHLPGYENQRVTNLIQAAEKQEFYSVDVPSENAEIKSKIPDQKKLVVIGQARNTYILVEHPDGIWLVEQHIADERAIYEELQKNWQLIPLEKPLLLNNLSPKQVAQLVDHLGLELEAFGDNLWRVNTLPKALISNADPAAVLLDLSRGGDLDAAQVAIACRTAVRNGTPLTLNQMQTIIDRWQNTQNPGTCPHGRPIYLALEETSLYRFFRRHWVLGKSHGITES
- the yjeF gene encoding carbohydrate kinase family, YjeF-related protein, which gives rise to MLNLENIFVSAAQMQQIETEIFKQGMPVAALMEKAAGLISQYLQKNYPKQNYKKISILVGSGHNGGDALVVARELYFLGYQVLLWRPSGKLKSLTQNHWDYAQFLGITHTKDLDIFLDCDLIVDGLFGFGLTRPITGDFALLIDEVNESARPIVSIDLPSGLHTDTGAVLGAAIQATESLCLGLWKRAYGQEQALPYLGKICRLDFGIPPQIVADNLSIKQMIQGVSQDILQHYLPLERSPLTHKYQQGHLLLIGGSQTYLGSILLAALGARATGVGMLTVAVPESLKLLIVAQLPEALVIGCPEDDTGAIAQLPSLDFSCYQAVACGCGLTLAGAANLMPDLMPREVPLVLDADALNWLAEEDLEVIQSRNLPTILTPHLGEFKRLFLDQIPITPDRIQMAQAAAQLTGAIALLKGAKTIIARPDSTTYCIAESTPALARGGSGDVLLGIIGGLLAQQPGHPLEVAAAAAWWHAQAGILAAQQRTIAGVDGVTLAKFLPKVLHKLPL
- a CDS encoding glycosyl hydrolase family 57 — its product is MSYPLHVAFIWHQHQPLYKAPDGQYHLPWVRLHGTKDYLDLILLLEKYPRLHQTVNLVPSLMMQLEDYAAGTALDPYLKLALTPVVNLNSDQKWYILEHFFDGNHRTLVDPHPRYRELYGDRQEKGKAWCLENWDEQHFSDLLAWHNLAWIDPLFWDDPEIAAWLEKDRGFTLGDRQRIYSKQREIIQRIIPKHKEMQDNGQLEVTTTPYTHPILPLLADTNSGRVAVPKMELPQERFQWGEDIPRHLNRAKEMYRERFGREVRGLWPSEQSVSPEVLNPIAAAGFKWICSDEAVLGWSLKHFFHRDEVGNVYEPEKMYQPYRLETDHGDLAIVFRDHRLSDLVGFTYSGMDPEAAASDLVGHLEAIARNLRHHQKEEHAALQEPYLVTIALDGENCWEFYERDGIPFLTSLYEKLSANRQLELVTVSEYIEQFPPTATIPSHQLHSGSWVDGSFTTWIGDPAKNRAWDMLTKARQMLADHPEATEITNPEAWESLYAAEGSDWFWWFGEGHSSNQDAMFDQLFREHVAGIYKALNEPIPPEVLQPIEDHTRQREHHPESFIHPIIDGVGDEQDWDKAGCVEIGGARGTMHQSSALQRLFYGWDHLNFYLRFDLKRGIKWGEELPAELHLLWFYPGVNCAISPAPIASMPDQAPLNYLFRHHIGINLVTQSIWFEEAIDYGQWRPRMTHSKMAYRDCLELSVPWDVLQVKPDYTLNLIAILADDGEYHSFVPENQFISFQVP